One part of the Candidatus Aquiluna sp. UB-MaderosW2red genome encodes these proteins:
- a CDS encoding DUF805 domain-containing protein, giving the protein MNFKGRARRSEYWFISLFLFLTNLAVAIIDFVLLGSDVDRFIANGGGGIVGLIWIFATIIPALSVLARRLHDTNRSGWWILIGFMPVVGAIVLVVFTLTDSSDGDNKYGPSPKVRV; this is encoded by the coding sequence GTGAATTTCAAGGGCAGAGCCCGCAGGTCAGAGTACTGGTTCATATCGCTGTTCTTGTTTCTGACCAATCTGGCAGTGGCAATTATTGACTTTGTCCTTTTAGGTAGCGACGTGGACCGGTTCATCGCCAATGGCGGCGGTGGCATTGTGGGGCTGATCTGGATCTTCGCCACAATCATTCCCGCCCTATCAGTTCTAGCTCGCAGGCTTCATGACACCAACCGAAGTGGTTGGTGGATACTGATTGGTTTTATGCCAGTGGTTGGAGCCATCGTGCTCGTCGTATTCACCCTGACTGATTCTTCGGACGGTGACAATAAATATGGCCCTTCGCCAAAGGTGAGAGTTTAG
- a CDS encoding PGPGW domain-containing protein, giving the protein MKKLKRLLAKLPHPIRWALSMLVGFTLLLIGLIMLVTPGPGLLFLFFGLSILALELEWAREMNKQGLQGLEKIVAKLKVWFKIGKKDK; this is encoded by the coding sequence TTGAAGAAATTAAAGAGGCTTCTGGCAAAGCTGCCGCACCCGATTCGCTGGGCGCTGTCAATGCTCGTAGGGTTCACGCTACTGCTAATTGGTTTGATAATGCTTGTTACGCCAGGTCCCGGGTTGCTCTTTTTATTCTTTGGGCTTTCGATCTTGGCTCTTGAGCTCGAGTGGGCCAGGGAGATGAATAAGCAGGGCTTGCAAGGGCTTGAAAAGATAGTCGCCAAGCTAAAAGTTTGGTTTAAGATCGGCAAGAAGGACAAGTAG
- a CDS encoding SDR family oxidoreductase, with protein MARFDGKVVLVSGGARGMGESHVRGVIAEGGKVVISDVLDKEGQALAEELGENAVFTHLDVTKEEDWNKAVKLAVDEFGGLHALINNAGIVNFGTIDTYTEKDWSLIIGINLTGAFLGIKAATPELIKNESSAIVNISSTAGMQGYAALHGYTASKFGLRGLTKSVAMELGAQGVRVNSVHPGGIATPMTEGLGNDTPGIPINRLGRPEEVTKMVLFLASDDASFSTGSEFIIDGGTLAGEGAVN; from the coding sequence ATGGCTAGATTCGATGGAAAAGTTGTTTTAGTAAGTGGCGGAGCCCGCGGAATGGGCGAATCCCACGTCCGCGGAGTCATTGCGGAGGGCGGCAAGGTTGTCATCTCTGACGTGCTCGATAAAGAAGGTCAAGCGCTCGCCGAGGAGCTTGGAGAAAACGCTGTATTCACTCACCTTGATGTCACCAAGGAAGAGGATTGGAATAAAGCTGTGAAGCTTGCCGTGGACGAATTTGGCGGCTTGCATGCGCTGATCAATAACGCAGGAATCGTGAACTTTGGCACCATCGATACTTATACCGAAAAAGACTGGTCGCTCATCATTGGGATCAACCTAACCGGCGCATTTTTGGGAATCAAGGCGGCAACGCCTGAGCTAATCAAAAATGAGTCATCAGCCATCGTGAATATTTCATCTACTGCTGGCATGCAGGGCTACGCAGCCCTGCATGGCTATACGGCCTCTAAGTTCGGCCTTCGCGGACTCACCAAGTCGGTCGCGATGGAACTTGGCGCTCAGGGCGTTCGAGTGAACTCCGTTCACCCCGGTGGCATTGCCACCCCGATGACCGAAGGTCTCGGAAACGACACTCCGGGAATCCCGATTAACCGACTTGGCCGGCCCGAAGAAGTAACCAAGATGGTGCTTTTCTTGGCCAGCGACGATGCGAGCTTCTCAACAGGCTCAGAGTTCATCATTGACGGTGGCACCCTCGCAGGCGAAGGTGCTGTGAATTAG
- a CDS encoding multidrug effflux MFS transporter has protein sequence MSEPKPNRIRGRVIDSGDQLSKKLLFSFIVILALSMSLVPYSIDPFLPAFPDISTYFGVPNGTVQASLTGVTVGLALGQLIIGPLSDAFGRRPLILLATVGFGLSAVMAFFAPNFETFLGLRFAMGFFAAGADVVSRAIVRDLYRGQRMQSVLAKIFLIQSLSPIIGPIVGAQVTQAGNWQAIFLIFGLGGIVLSLFSSRLLIETLPVSRRRSSTPLGLARGYLAVLRDRVYIGLLIYGAFQISALFAYLNNVPFLFQNGFGLSPSEFGFWIAANSLASYIGVQVGAYAARHIKGQWLLALYSSIGVCIGAGLFLTAGSGLVVAEAFFMLQLFIFGAGITTIPTIALYNHGSEAGTAASLLGVVNFATASLVSIVYGFMNTQDTRDIGILIGLLFVVSLASLMLITRPWKVPDLRTGG, from the coding sequence GTGTCAGAACCCAAGCCAAACCGCATTCGCGGCAGGGTTATAGATTCCGGCGATCAGCTTTCCAAAAAATTACTATTTAGCTTTATCGTAATTTTGGCACTCTCAATGAGCTTGGTGCCTTACTCAATTGACCCTTTTCTCCCTGCCTTCCCTGATATCTCGACCTACTTTGGCGTGCCAAATGGAACCGTTCAAGCTTCCCTTACTGGCGTGACAGTCGGTCTTGCGCTCGGCCAGTTGATAATCGGGCCACTCTCGGATGCCTTTGGTCGAAGGCCTCTGATTTTGCTTGCAACCGTTGGCTTTGGTTTGAGTGCAGTAATGGCCTTTTTTGCACCCAACTTCGAAACTTTTCTCGGCCTTAGGTTCGCAATGGGGTTTTTTGCAGCTGGTGCCGATGTGGTCAGCCGCGCAATCGTAAGAGATCTTTATCGTGGTCAACGCATGCAGAGCGTGCTGGCAAAAATCTTTTTGATTCAATCTCTTTCGCCGATCATCGGACCAATCGTTGGTGCACAGGTTACTCAAGCGGGCAACTGGCAGGCCATATTTCTAATCTTCGGACTCGGTGGAATCGTCTTGTCACTTTTTTCATCCCGACTGCTTATTGAGACACTTCCCGTATCAAGGCGAAGAAGTAGCACCCCGTTGGGGCTGGCCAGGGGTTACCTTGCGGTCCTGCGGGACCGGGTCTACATCGGGCTTTTGATTTACGGGGCATTCCAGATTTCAGCTCTTTTTGCATATCTCAACAACGTGCCATTTTTATTTCAAAATGGTTTTGGTTTGAGCCCGAGTGAATTTGGATTCTGGATAGCAGCGAATTCGCTAGCTTCATACATAGGCGTCCAAGTTGGCGCCTATGCCGCCAGGCACATAAAGGGCCAGTGGTTACTGGCTCTTTACTCAAGCATCGGAGTGTGTATCGGTGCTGGGCTATTTTTGACCGCCGGCTCCGGGCTGGTCGTGGCCGAAGCATTTTTCATGCTTCAGCTATTTATATTTGGGGCTGGCATCACAACTATCCCAACTATCGCTCTTTATAACCACGGTTCTGAGGCTGGCACCGCCGCCTCTTTATTGGGTGTTGTGAACTTCGCAACCGCCAGCCTGGTCTCAATTGTTTATGGCTTCATGAACACCCAGGACACCAGGGATATCGGAATCTTGATCGGGCTGTTGTTCGTGGTGTCATTGGCTAGCTTGATGTTGATCACCAGACCCTGGAAGGTCCCGGATCTTCGAACCGGCGGCTAA
- a CDS encoding DUF4143 domain-containing protein: MSLSEANDAQVSHFRDHDGRHEIDFIIHRGDAEAVGIEVKLKSAITDRDVRKLLWQKKSLPDQIVDLVVINTGSRASRKKDGVAVIPLALLTA; this comes from the coding sequence TTGAGCCTCAGCGAAGCCAATGACGCACAAGTGTCTCACTTCCGCGACCATGACGGTAGGCATGAGATTGACTTCATTATTCACCGCGGAGACGCGGAGGCTGTTGGTATTGAAGTGAAGCTAAAGTCCGCCATCACCGACCGCGACGTTAGGAAATTGCTCTGGCAGAAGAAGTCTCTCCCCGACCAAATCGTCGACCTCGTAGTCATTAACACGGGATCTCGCGCCTCTCGGAAAAAGGATGGTGTGGCGGTAATCCCACTCGCGTTACTCACCGCTTGA
- a CDS encoding VIT1/CCC1 family protein has translation MPTNSHVPARPTPTQVRRWRQHLANERAEAAVYRDLASRRSGEEREILLELAEAEARHEAHWLNLLGSHVGKPRRGDSRTLFLGVLARRFGSVFVLALAQRAEDKSPYELDPDATSTMAADERIHGEVVRGLAARGRNRLSGNFRAAVFGANDGLVSNLSLILGVGASGVGTNIILLTGLAGLLAGALSMGAGEYVSVRSQRELLESSRADPEMRNALPHLDIDANELALLYRARGMSPEEAQIHAVEVLTGNSRLELEAEASEPDQHEAVGTGHAAATSSFCFFASGAAIPVLPYLFGMEGISAVLVSAALVGVALLGTGAIVGLLSGASPLKRGLRQLMIGFGAAAATYLLGLLLGTGAA, from the coding sequence ATGCCCACGAATTCACACGTGCCCGCGCGCCCAACTCCAACCCAGGTCCGCCGTTGGCGGCAACACCTGGCCAATGAAAGAGCTGAGGCTGCGGTATATCGCGACTTAGCGAGTCGTCGAAGCGGTGAAGAACGAGAGATTCTCCTAGAGCTCGCCGAGGCCGAGGCTCGGCATGAAGCTCACTGGTTGAACCTGCTCGGAAGTCACGTCGGCAAGCCTCGCCGCGGCGATAGCCGCACCCTGTTTCTTGGTGTACTCGCTCGCCGTTTCGGATCGGTGTTCGTCCTTGCCTTGGCCCAGCGAGCCGAGGATAAATCACCCTATGAATTAGATCCTGATGCCACGTCAACAATGGCAGCCGATGAGCGTATTCACGGTGAAGTTGTCCGTGGCCTTGCCGCACGGGGACGCAACCGGCTCTCCGGCAACTTCCGTGCCGCAGTGTTTGGCGCCAATGATGGCCTTGTCAGCAACCTCTCTCTCATCCTGGGAGTCGGCGCAAGTGGTGTTGGCACGAACATCATCCTGCTCACCGGTCTGGCCGGTCTCTTAGCCGGCGCGCTTTCCATGGGAGCGGGTGAGTACGTTTCCGTGCGATCGCAGCGTGAACTCTTGGAATCCTCTAGGGCTGATCCCGAGATGCGTAACGCCCTTCCCCATCTCGATATTGACGCGAACGAGCTCGCTTTGCTTTACCGAGCCCGAGGCATGAGTCCCGAAGAAGCGCAAATTCATGCCGTCGAGGTTCTCACTGGAAACTCAAGACTCGAGTTGGAAGCGGAGGCCTCGGAGCCTGACCAGCACGAAGCTGTCGGAACTGGACATGCCGCGGCCACCTCAAGCTTTTGCTTCTTCGCATCCGGAGCAGCTATTCCCGTGTTGCCCTACCTATTCGGGATGGAAGGGATATCCGCAGTTCTTGTTTCGGCAGCCCTGGTGGGAGTTGCACTTCTCGGAACCGGTGCCATAGTCGGACTACTTTCGGGCGCTTCACCCCTCAAGCGCGGGCTTCGCCAACTCATGATCGGTTTCGGAGCCGCAGCAGCAACCTACCTACTCGGCCTACTTCTCGGGACCGGTGCGGCATAA
- a CDS encoding cation diffusion facilitator family transporter produces MPKKTGHSHSLLSSGGKHRGPLIIAFVLTGSYMLVEFIVGFTINSLALISDAAHMGTDVLGIGMALAAITLANRPATSQRTYGLYRLEVLAPLANGILLFAVAGYVLFEAIQRFSEPTEIPGVPLLIVSSIGLVINLVSFRLLRAGSKESLNVKGAYLEVLADLVGSVGVIVAAVVLLTTGWVYADAIVGVGIGLFILPRTWKMIRQALRILLEVAPSNIDMDELRTSVLTVDGVVEVHDFHVWTITSGMESASGHVVIAADHHYQNVLDSVLTLLRDSYQIEHATIQCERAHLEDRPTRCNSNEQERREA; encoded by the coding sequence ATGCCAAAAAAGACAGGGCATTCTCATTCGCTGTTGAGTTCCGGCGGGAAGCATCGCGGTCCACTGATCATCGCATTCGTATTGACCGGCAGCTACATGTTGGTCGAGTTCATTGTCGGCTTCACCATCAACTCGCTCGCTCTAATCTCCGACGCTGCTCACATGGGCACTGATGTGCTCGGGATTGGGATGGCGCTGGCGGCGATCACTCTGGCGAATCGCCCGGCCACATCCCAGCGCACTTACGGGCTGTATCGTCTCGAGGTGCTGGCGCCCTTGGCGAACGGTATTCTCCTGTTCGCCGTTGCCGGCTACGTGCTTTTCGAGGCGATACAGCGGTTCAGCGAACCTACGGAGATCCCAGGCGTGCCGCTACTGATCGTCTCCTCTATCGGACTCGTCATCAATCTCGTTAGCTTCCGGCTACTCAGGGCCGGATCGAAGGAAAGCCTTAACGTGAAAGGCGCATATCTCGAAGTCCTCGCTGACCTAGTCGGGTCGGTGGGCGTGATCGTGGCGGCGGTCGTTCTCCTTACTACCGGGTGGGTCTACGCTGATGCGATCGTCGGCGTCGGTATTGGCTTGTTTATCCTGCCGCGCACGTGGAAGATGATCCGTCAGGCTTTGCGAATTCTCCTCGAGGTCGCCCCGTCCAACATAGACATGGATGAACTGCGGACCTCGGTGCTGACCGTGGACGGCGTGGTCGAAGTCCATGATTTTCACGTGTGGACGATCACCTCGGGTATGGAATCCGCCAGTGGGCATGTCGTAATCGCGGCTGATCATCACTATCAGAACGTCCTCGACTCGGTGCTAACCCTGCTCCGAGATAGTTACCAGATTGAGCACGCCACAATCCAGTGCGAGCGGGCGCACCTCGAAGACCGACCAACCCGGTGTAACTCGAATGAGCAAGAAAGAAGAGAAGCATGA
- a CDS encoding helix-turn-helix transcriptional regulator: MNETSSPEPNGRGLTSVHPQQVAQVRASMPTNREIVDLADVFSLLGDSGRVSILIALLAGRMAVKDISAVVEQSESAVSHALRLLRAHRVVDVDREGRFAYYALADAHVRVLIELALEHVGHTVLPHAAGGTELDDRLG, from the coding sequence ATGAACGAGACAAGTTCACCAGAGCCCAACGGCAGGGGCCTAACGAGCGTTCACCCTCAACAAGTTGCCCAGGTCCGAGCGAGCATGCCTACTAATCGGGAGATCGTGGATTTGGCCGACGTATTCAGCCTGCTCGGTGACTCCGGCCGCGTCAGCATCCTGATCGCGTTGCTAGCCGGTCGGATGGCGGTAAAGGACATCTCCGCCGTGGTTGAACAGAGCGAGTCAGCCGTCTCACATGCGCTGCGTCTGCTGCGCGCACACCGTGTAGTGGACGTAGACCGCGAGGGCCGGTTTGCCTATTACGCCCTAGCCGACGCTCATGTTCGGGTTCTGATCGAGTTGGCGCTTGAGCACGTCGGTCACACTGTGCTTCCGCATGCGGCGGGTGGAACCGAGCTGGATGACCGGCTGGGTTGA
- a CDS encoding thioredoxin domain-containing protein yields the protein MKISTKIAIGLSGALVLIVVVVMGVISLQAQPSSTAGEGNPETGLASAIREDTHILDDAGEGAVTLVEFLDFECEACAAFYPVIADLRKEFAGEVTFALRYFPLPGHFNSKNAALAVEAAAQQGQLEGMYTMMFQTQLEWGEAQETRAPLFRQFAEDLNLNLAEYDATVANPATLARIESDFDDGLELGVASTPTFFLNNRMLQLTSFDDLRLAIVQELGR from the coding sequence ATGAAAATAAGCACCAAAATCGCCATCGGTCTCAGCGGCGCACTAGTCCTGATCGTGGTTGTCGTCATGGGAGTAATAAGCCTTCAAGCCCAACCGTCCAGCACCGCAGGTGAGGGCAACCCCGAGACTGGACTGGCATCCGCCATTCGAGAGGACACCCACATCCTGGATGACGCTGGGGAAGGTGCAGTGACGCTAGTGGAGTTCCTCGACTTCGAGTGTGAGGCCTGTGCCGCTTTTTATCCGGTGATAGCAGATCTGCGTAAGGAGTTCGCCGGTGAGGTCACCTTCGCCCTGCGCTATTTCCCACTACCCGGTCACTTCAACTCGAAGAACGCCGCGTTGGCGGTTGAGGCAGCCGCCCAGCAGGGGCAACTCGAGGGGATGTACACCATGATGTTTCAGACGCAGCTTGAGTGGGGTGAGGCACAAGAAACCCGTGCTCCACTGTTTCGTCAATTCGCCGAAGACCTGAATTTGAATCTCGCTGAATACGATGCCACAGTGGCGAATCCCGCAACGCTGGCTCGAATTGAGTCCGACTTTGATGATGGCTTAGAGCTTGGAGTCGCGTCCACCCCGACGTTCTTTCTCAACAACCGGATGTTGCAGTTAACCTCTTTCGATGACCTTCGGCTTGCGATTGTTCAGGAACTAGGTCGCTAA
- a CDS encoding CoA-binding protein, with the protein MSYQESTAKERLGILQSSKTVAIVGVSSNRSRASYFVASYLKGGDYYKVYFVNPMIDTLFDQRVYNSLAELPEVPDIVDVFRKSSETPGILDEAIAIGAKTIWLQLGVSNDEVGERGSKAGLNVVMNRCLKIEHARFHGGLHLAGFNTGVISSKRANN; encoded by the coding sequence ATGAGCTATCAGGAGTCAACCGCTAAGGAACGCTTGGGTATTTTGCAATCATCGAAAACGGTGGCAATAGTTGGAGTTTCCTCTAATCGCTCGCGGGCTAGTTATTTTGTGGCCAGTTATCTCAAGGGCGGCGATTATTACAAGGTCTATTTTGTGAATCCAATGATTGACACCCTATTCGACCAGAGGGTATACAACTCGTTGGCAGAACTGCCCGAGGTGCCGGACATTGTCGACGTGTTCAGAAAATCGAGTGAAACCCCGGGCATTTTGGATGAGGCAATTGCTATCGGTGCCAAAACCATCTGGCTTCAGCTTGGAGTCTCAAATGATGAGGTTGGTGAGCGAGGAAGCAAAGCGGGCCTGAACGTTGTCATGAATCGCTGTCTCAAAATCGAACATGCCCGCTTCCACGGCGGTCTTCATTTAGCCGGCTTCAATACCGGAGTGATTAGCTCAAAGCGGGCAAATAACTGA